From a region of the Mercurialis annua linkage group LG1-X, ddMerAnnu1.2, whole genome shotgun sequence genome:
- the LOC126665381 gene encoding uncharacterized protein LOC126665381 produces MEDHLELARAQRIRIMLWITAKDKLLTNRERRKRHMVEVETCETCGSDKEHMDHILRQCMFARERNRHESSELWHSLLALRAGHNRIIAINSFSTRKGGVQTCSLTPSFKRGIIPHQRKTVGTCQSLV; encoded by the exons ATGGAAGATCATTTGGAATTGGCCAGGGCCCAAAGAATCAGAATAATGCTTTGGATAACAGCTAAAGACAAACTCTTGACCAACAGGGAGCGTCGTAAAAGGCATATGGTTGAGGTCGAAACGTGTGAAACATGTGGCAGCGACAAGGAACACATGGACCATATTTTACGGCAGTGCATGTTTGCAAGGGAA AGGAATCGTCATGAGAGCAGCGAGCTGTGGCACTCACTTTTGGCATTACGTGCTGGTCATAATAGAATTATCGCAATAAATTCATTTTCAACGAGGAAAGGCGGAGTTCAGACATGCTCGCTCACTCCATCATTCAAACGGGGCATTATACCACATCAGCGAAAAACTGTGGGAACTTGTCAAAGCCTGGTTTGA